A stretch of the Planktothricoides raciborskii GIHE-MW2 genome encodes the following:
- a CDS encoding phosphoribosyltransferase, whose product MSSIPIFRDSFRDSFASRAEAGKQLAAAIVAELTQLRSECRGDPAIAQAKPIVYALPRGGLPVAVPIAEQLQCPLDIVVAKKITTVFNPELAIGALTPDGEIVWGHQEMGSSIYNGRIREKDVHHAQAKAEAQLAQLSKFRPHVSPEGKIAILVDDGIATGMTMAVAAKAMQAQKPAQVWIAVPVAPLQLMSSLEEWCDRAIVLATPDPFISVSRFYVDFPQVDLSEAQAYLEKYNQRQF is encoded by the coding sequence ATGTCGTCGATACCAATTTTCCGCGATTCTTTTCGGGATAGCTTCGCTTCACGGGCCGAGGCGGGAAAGCAACTGGCGGCTGCCATTGTTGCAGAATTGACCCAACTGAGAAGCGAGTGTAGGGGCGATCCCGCGATCGCCCAAGCTAAACCAATTGTCTATGCTTTGCCGAGAGGGGGGTTGCCCGTGGCTGTGCCGATCGCTGAACAACTCCAGTGTCCGTTAGATATTGTGGTGGCGAAAAAAATTACTACGGTGTTTAATCCAGAGTTGGCAATTGGGGCGTTGACTCCTGATGGTGAGATTGTTTGGGGTCATCAGGAGATGGGTTCATCGATTTATAATGGCCGAATTCGGGAGAAAGATGTCCATCACGCCCAAGCTAAAGCTGAAGCCCAGTTAGCCCAGTTGAGCAAATTTCGCCCGCACGTTAGCCCGGAGGGAAAAATTGCTATTTTGGTTGATGATGGGATTGCTACTGGGATGACTATGGCAGTGGCCGCTAAAGCGATGCAAGCGCAAAAACCAGCCCAGGTTTGGATTGCTGTACCCGTAGCCCCCTTACAATTAATGTCCTCATTAGAGGAGTGGTGCGATCGCGCGATCGTCCTAGCAACTCCCGATCCTTTTATCAGTGTCAGTCGATTTTATGTTGACTTTCCTCAAGTAGACTTAAGCGAAGCTCAAGCCTATTTGGAAAAATATAATCAGCGGCAATTTTAG
- a CDS encoding homoserine dehydrogenase, whose product MAYKLGLLGLGTVGTGTAQIILDSLGRHPLLQELEIHRVGVRNLDKPRQVTFSADQLTTDLESIVTDPDIDIVVELLGGLEPARSLILTAISHGKHIVTANKAVISRYGNEIFDAANAKGVYVMLEAAVGGGIPVIQPLKESLGVNRIQSVMGIINGTTNYILTRMQTEGADFADVLADAQRLGYAEADPTADVDGLDAADKIAILASLAFAGRIKLEDVHCEGIRQISAADIAYAEKLGFTIKLLAIAKRQSSTENHAVDRLSIRVHPTLVPKTHPLASINGVYNAILVEGEPLGQVMFYGPGAGSGPTASAVVSDILTIAAILKTETEPIPHPLLSCTHQHYCAIAPMEELVTRFYTRFLTNDTPGVIGHLGTSFGNHGVSLESIVQIGMRDNQAEIVVVTHDVSEGNFLNALAEIRQLDAVMSIPSVLRVL is encoded by the coding sequence GTGGCTTATAAGCTCGGTTTATTAGGATTGGGAACCGTTGGCACCGGAACAGCGCAAATCATTCTGGACTCTTTGGGACGCCATCCCTTATTACAAGAGCTAGAAATTCATCGCGTGGGAGTCCGCAACCTGGATAAACCCCGTCAGGTGACATTTTCCGCTGACCAACTCACCACGGACTTAGAATCAATCGTCACTGACCCAGACATTGATATTGTAGTCGAGTTGCTTGGCGGTCTAGAACCCGCGCGATCGCTCATTCTCACTGCCATTAGTCACGGTAAACATATCGTCACTGCCAACAAAGCAGTAATTTCCCGCTATGGCAATGAAATTTTCGACGCTGCCAACGCCAAAGGGGTCTATGTCATGCTCGAAGCAGCGGTCGGTGGCGGCATCCCCGTCATCCAGCCCTTAAAAGAATCCCTAGGGGTGAACCGCATTCAATCGGTCATGGGGATTATCAATGGCACCACCAACTACATTCTCACCCGAATGCAAACAGAGGGCGCAGATTTTGCCGATGTCCTCGCCGACGCACAACGCTTAGGTTATGCCGAAGCTGACCCCACCGCTGACGTGGATGGATTGGATGCAGCGGATAAAATTGCGATTTTGGCATCCCTCGCCTTTGCCGGTCGGATTAAACTGGAGGATGTCCATTGTGAAGGCATTCGGCAAATCAGTGCCGCAGATATTGCTTATGCCGAAAAGCTGGGCTTTACGATCAAATTACTCGCGATCGCCAAACGGCAATCCAGCACAGAGAATCATGCCGTCGATCGCCTATCGATCCGAGTCCATCCGACCCTCGTCCCCAAAACCCACCCCCTCGCCAGTATCAATGGGGTGTATAACGCGATTTTGGTAGAAGGAGAACCCCTGGGTCAGGTAATGTTTTACGGCCCCGGCGCAGGTTCAGGCCCTACCGCCAGCGCTGTGGTTTCTGATATTTTGACCATTGCCGCCATCTTGAAAACAGAAACCGAACCAATTCCCCACCCATTGCTCAGTTGTACCCATCAGCACTACTGTGCGATCGCGCCAATGGAGGAATTGGTTACACGCTTCTACACTCGTTTTCTCACCAATGACACCCCTGGAGTCATTGGGCATCTGGGGACAAGCTTTGGCAATCATGGAGTCAGCCTAGAGTCTATTGTCCAAATTGGGATGCG
- a CDS encoding sulfotransferase has protein sequence MLDRHFLYLTGLPCSGLGFLSQLLAQHPDIYSDNLRSPLCDLLVNFRSFITTNPQVASHLQQDLNPTMERSLLGMQGFINGWYGQIAQPWIIDIHPQWLQHLELIHLLDPNCRMVVCVRELGQICAAIENQHQKTLLLDFPEQLANLSRAERAQKLFAPQGAIGSLLKSLEQLQDLEDSLQRRMFYVVYEHLVSDPEEVLTELLKWLNLSPISPDLTQVSGSVPNYAESAGKYVEEPYNSQQPLVYYTLPKRFEITIQQNFPWYYQLFYPGRL, from the coding sequence ATGCTCGATCGCCATTTTCTGTATCTGACTGGACTGCCTTGTTCTGGCTTAGGATTTTTAAGTCAGCTTTTGGCACAACATCCCGATATTTATAGCGATAATTTGCGATCGCCTCTATGCGATCTTCTGGTCAACTTCCGCTCGTTTATCACCACCAACCCCCAAGTAGCAAGCCATCTTCAGCAAGACTTGAACCCCACAATGGAGCGATCGCTCTTAGGAATGCAAGGATTTATTAATGGGTGGTATGGGCAAATTGCTCAACCTTGGATTATTGATATTCATCCCCAGTGGTTACAACATTTAGAGTTAATTCACTTGCTTGACCCCAACTGCCGCATGGTGGTCTGCGTCCGAGAACTGGGACAAATTTGTGCGGCGATCGAAAATCAACATCAAAAAACCCTGTTGTTAGATTTTCCCGAACAATTGGCTAACCTGTCCAGGGCAGAACGGGCACAAAAATTGTTTGCTCCCCAAGGGGCGATCGGTTCATTGCTCAAATCTTTAGAACAACTGCAAGATTTGGAAGACAGCTTACAACGACGAATGTTTTATGTAGTGTATGAGCATTTAGTTAGCGACCCAGAGGAAGTGCTAACAGAATTGCTAAAATGGTTAAACTTGTCGCCAATTTCACCAGATTTAACCCAAGTTAGTGGGTCAGTTCCGAATTATGCGGAATCTGCCGGTAAATATGTGGAAGAACCTTATAATTCTCAACAACCTTTAGTTTATTATACTCTCCCCAAGCGGTTTGAAATCACGATTCAACAAAATTTTCCCTGGTATTATCAACTTTTTTATCCCGGTCGATTGTAG
- a CDS encoding GNAT family protein yields MTVNRLILHQGRSLTLVRTCPDDAPLLFEKMYSQYEFMRLFRLNDRAETVEQVRQKLIQRSRSNPAETGYLECLIIHKIHGAIGIIAATDYSPLHQKAELLVGIFDKKYRSISLGVEACLLMGDLIFNAYHLHRFYAYSYGYNHPAHAALTAGGFELEGIMKEHLYDPVSQQYVDMHIYGMNETQMRQNPRIASLSKRLVGRDITQPLTAPLPPPDESKIPNLSHVQQPPLFVKSGAIGRISDPLTGRSTG; encoded by the coding sequence ATGACTGTTAATCGATTGATTCTACACCAAGGTCGCTCCTTAACTTTAGTCCGAACCTGCCCGGATGATGCGCCGTTGCTGTTTGAAAAAATGTATTCACAGTATGAATTTATGCGGCTGTTTCGTTTGAACGATCGCGCAGAAACAGTGGAACAAGTCCGGCAAAAATTAATTCAGCGATCGCGATCGAATCCCGCTGAAACTGGTTATCTGGAATGCTTAATCATCCATAAAATACATGGGGCGATCGGGATTATCGCTGCCACCGATTATAGCCCATTACATCAAAAAGCTGAATTGTTAGTTGGGATTTTTGACAAAAAATATCGTTCTATTTCATTAGGGGTTGAAGCGTGCTTATTAATGGGTGATTTAATTTTTAATGCGTATCATTTGCATCGATTTTATGCCTATAGCTACGGTTATAATCATCCAGCCCATGCAGCTTTGACAGCCGGGGGATTTGAACTTGAGGGGATTATGAAAGAACATCTATACGATCCAGTCAGCCAACAATATGTGGATATGCACATTTATGGGATGAATGAAACTCAAATGCGGCAAAATCCTCGAATTGCTAGTTTATCTAAACGATTAGTCGGGCGAGATATTACTCAACCTTTGACGGCACCTCTTCCTCCTCCTGATGAGTCAAAAATCCCTAATTTATCCCATGTTCAACAACCGCCATTGTTTGTGAAATCAGGAGCGATCGGTCGGATATCCGATCCATTAACGGGTCGATCCACGGGTTAA
- a CDS encoding ABC transporter permease gives MTVEGTQIIAILATAIATSTPLVFGCLGETITERAGVINLSAEGTILMGAMTGFAIAKTTNSLLLGFLGAGCVGAAIAFIVAFGALTLKQSQIAIGFVLALLCSDLSSFLGNEFVRVPGPTVPSFKLPVLQHIPFLGEIFFQGDLLVYVSYFLIFFTWIYFYRTRPGLMLRSLGEQPAAAFARGTNVILMRYIYTLLGGALMGIAGAAFSLDFKAGWSHRHTAGYGWIVLAIVIFGGWNPLRVALGCYLFGILQSLASVAQSSIPEIPTQIFNVAPFVLMILLLVITQSNWLEKLLEKLPHPIARAILPVIRSQPPAALGKVFEQD, from the coding sequence ATGACAGTGGAAGGAACTCAAATTATTGCTATTTTGGCCACCGCGATCGCCACTTCAACCCCGCTGGTTTTTGGTTGTCTTGGGGAAACGATTACTGAACGGGCTGGGGTGATTAACCTGTCAGCAGAAGGCACGATTTTAATGGGGGCGATGACAGGATTTGCGATCGCCAAAACCACCAATAGTTTATTATTAGGTTTTTTGGGCGCCGGTTGTGTCGGGGCTGCGATCGCTTTCATTGTTGCTTTTGGGGCGTTAACGCTAAAACAATCCCAAATTGCCATTGGCTTTGTTTTAGCGTTATTATGTAGTGATTTATCCTCGTTTTTGGGCAACGAATTTGTCCGAGTTCCTGGGCCAACGGTTCCCAGTTTTAAACTGCCTGTATTACAACATATTCCCTTTTTAGGGGAGATATTTTTTCAGGGAGATTTACTGGTTTATGTCAGCTATTTTTTAATTTTTTTCACCTGGATATATTTTTATCGCACCCGTCCCGGACTGATGCTCAGATCCCTGGGTGAACAACCAGCGGCAGCGTTTGCTAGGGGGACGAATGTGATTTTAATGCGCTATATTTATACCTTGTTAGGTGGGGCATTAATGGGCATAGCTGGGGCGGCTTTTTCTTTGGATTTTAAAGCCGGTTGGAGTCACCGACATACCGCAGGATATGGCTGGATTGTCTTAGCAATTGTGATTTTTGGGGGCTGGAATCCTTTGCGAGTAGCTTTGGGCTGTTATTTATTTGGAATTTTGCAATCTTTGGCCAGTGTTGCCCAAAGTTCAATTCCCGAAATTCCCACGCAAATTTTTAATGTTGCCCCTTTTGTTTTAATGATTTTGTTGTTAGTTATTACTCAGAGTAATTGGTTAGAAAAGTTACTGGAAAAATTGCCCCATCCCATCGCCAGAGCGATTTTACCAGTAATTCGGAGTCAACCCCCGGCTGCTTTGGGTAAAGTTTTTGAACAAGATTAA
- a CDS encoding succinate--CoA ligase subunit beta, producing MDLLEYQAKELFREMGIPVLPSQRIDHPKDLKGLKIPYPVVLKSQVRATGRGKAGGINFVENTIDAVAAAQTIFNLPIMGEYPEVLLAEAKYDTDKELYLAVVLDQTVRRPVLLGSQQGGTSTESAMEKMQQVVVADEFSPFYARRLVLKMGLSGILVKSVSAIVEKMYRLFVAKDLDLVEINPLGISRSGEVMALDGKVSANDEAICRHEDLAKLSQKISCRVNGELSLDTSPDLNFVTLDGNIGILCNGVGLTMATLDLIHLYGGKLANFVNLGGDARMDFNRDSLRDSFASRLCERLEQGLNLIGKDPSVKVILVNLIGSAIDCELAAEVISAYVQGIPRSAIAPFVQAEPEVLALTQESSPKASAEADADTDNSLDFLTGKPKLIVRLVGNRFAEAKKTLSAIKVPLMDNLDEAIKKTVAIVQ from the coding sequence ATGGATCTGTTGGAGTACCAAGCGAAGGAATTATTTAGAGAAATGGGCATTCCGGTCTTGCCCTCCCAAAGAATTGACCATCCCAAAGACCTTAAAGGATTAAAAATTCCTTACCCGGTGGTGCTCAAGTCCCAAGTCCGAGCGACTGGACGTGGCAAGGCGGGTGGGATTAATTTTGTGGAAAATACCATTGATGCGGTGGCCGCTGCACAAACTATCTTTAATTTACCGATTATGGGTGAGTATCCCGAAGTGCTGTTGGCTGAGGCTAAATATGATACGGATAAAGAATTGTATCTGGCGGTGGTGCTGGATCAAACTGTCCGTAGGCCGGTGTTGTTGGGTTCTCAGCAAGGGGGAACCAGTACCGAGTCGGCGATGGAGAAAATGCAGCAGGTGGTCGTGGCAGACGAGTTTTCCCCATTTTACGCTCGCCGCTTGGTGCTGAAAATGGGCTTGTCGGGAATTCTGGTGAAGTCCGTCAGTGCCATTGTGGAGAAGATGTATCGTCTCTTTGTGGCCAAGGATTTGGATCTGGTGGAAATTAACCCGTTGGGAATTAGCCGCAGTGGGGAGGTGATGGCTTTGGATGGCAAGGTCAGTGCTAATGATGAGGCGATTTGCCGCCATGAGGATTTAGCCAAGTTGTCTCAGAAAATTAGTTGCCGGGTGAATGGTGAATTGTCTTTAGATACTTCGCCGGATTTGAATTTTGTCACCCTGGATGGGAATATTGGCATCCTCTGTAATGGTGTGGGGTTGACGATGGCCACTTTGGATCTTATCCACCTTTATGGAGGCAAGTTGGCCAATTTTGTCAATTTGGGCGGAGATGCCAGGATGGATTTTAATCGCGATTCCCTTCGGGATAGCTTCGCTTCACGCCTCTGTGAACGCTTGGAACAAGGGTTAAATCTGATTGGCAAAGACCCCAGTGTGAAGGTGATCTTGGTGAATTTAATCGGTTCGGCGATTGATTGTGAGTTGGCCGCTGAGGTGATTAGTGCTTATGTGCAAGGGATTCCTCGCAGTGCGATCGCCCCCTTCGTCCAGGCGGAGCCAGAAGTCCTGGCACTCACTCAAGAAAGTAGTCCCAAGGCATCGGCTGAGGCAGACGCCGATACGGACAATTCTCTAGACTTTTTAACCGGGAAACCTAAACTGATTGTTCGTTTGGTGGGAAATCGCTTTGCTGAAGCCAAAAAGACTTTATCGGCCATTAAGGTTCCCTTGATGGACAATTTAGATGAAGCGATTAAAAAAACTGTGGCCATTGTGCAATAA
- a CDS encoding Uma2 family endonuclease encodes MVQAVTKTQREILDLFTYEEYLAYQSEPGIIYELFRGHLKKMPTPTGLHTRICNFLIAQLRRYFATHNLELIATEFVGVRTEKDTSRVPDLVVCTQQLWEQVCNRKGAGALDFEEQPLLVVEITSENWREDYLLKRAEYALREIAEYWIVDPKKQRIRVCHHPENEDGYEHSEFLAGQDLISPQFPELILPVEQIFAPPTVESIILEEQQQRQDLEQQLQTERLRAETERLRAETERLRADRLAQRLRELGMDPDAL; translated from the coding sequence ATGGTTCAAGCTGTCACCAAAACACAAAGAGAGATATTAGACCTATTCACTTATGAAGAATATCTAGCTTATCAATCCGAACCGGGGATTATTTATGAATTATTTCGGGGACATCTAAAAAAAATGCCAACACCAACGGGTTTACACACTCGAATTTGCAATTTCTTAATCGCTCAGTTGCGCCGATATTTTGCCACCCATAATTTAGAATTAATTGCCACTGAATTTGTGGGTGTTAGAACCGAAAAAGACACCTCCAGAGTCCCAGATTTAGTGGTCTGCACCCAACAACTTTGGGAACAAGTCTGCAACCGCAAGGGTGCTGGAGCCTTAGACTTTGAAGAACAACCCTTATTAGTCGTCGAAATAACCAGCGAAAATTGGCGGGAAGACTATCTGCTGAAACGGGCTGAATATGCATTACGAGAAATTGCCGAATATTGGATCGTTGACCCCAAAAAGCAACGGATTCGAGTCTGTCACCATCCAGAAAATGAGGATGGCTATGAACACAGCGAATTTTTAGCCGGACAAGACCTAATCTCTCCCCAGTTTCCAGAATTAATTCTGCCCGTGGAGCAGATTTTTGCCCCACCTACCGTAGAATCAATCATTCTGGAAGAACAGCAACAGCGACAAGACCTAGAGCAACAGCTTCAAACCGAACGCCTTCGGGCTGAAACCGAACGCCTTCGGGCCGAAACCGAACGCCTTCGGGCCGATCGCCTTGCACAACGGTTGCGAGAACTGGGCATGGATCCCGATGCGCTCTAG
- a CDS encoding DUF2283 domain-containing protein: MNKIQYSQDVDVLLISLSDEAIAYAEEEGDTILHYSENNKLVLIEILDFRRSMSDKAIQELLAS; the protein is encoded by the coding sequence ATGAACAAGATTCAGTATAGTCAAGATGTAGATGTTTTATTGATTTCACTGTCTGATGAGGCGATCGCCTATGCAGAAGAAGAAGGAGATACTATCCTACATTATTCTGAAAATAATAAGCTGGTTTTAATAGAAATTTTAGATTTTCGGCGGTCAATGTCGGACAAAGCAATTCAAGAACTGTTAGCTTCTTAA